Proteins from a single region of Phycisphaeraceae bacterium D3-23:
- a CDS encoding PH domain-containing protein, which yields MTKPPAPPPRDYRLSADGAAEPLSAQAAVMLPAQLLQPGEVIILLLKPSPLFIVLAPLRTIIVILLGVLLLGQFQARGINLGLSHADLVLAGAGLIGARLFWQVLEWLNQIYVLTDQRVIRVRGVLNVRVFECPLKNIQQTDLILPLLQRLFGLGTIGFATAGTAFHEAFWLMLSKPLDAHQKIVETLRRYRR from the coding sequence TATCGCCTCAGCGCCGACGGCGCCGCCGAGCCGCTCAGCGCGCAGGCCGCCGTCATGCTGCCCGCGCAGCTCCTGCAGCCGGGCGAGGTCATCATCCTCTTGCTCAAACCCAGCCCGTTGTTCATCGTCCTCGCGCCGCTGCGCACGATCATCGTCATCCTGCTCGGCGTGCTCCTACTGGGCCAGTTCCAGGCCCGCGGCATCAACCTCGGGCTCTCGCACGCCGACCTCGTCCTCGCCGGGGCCGGGCTCATCGGCGCACGCCTGTTCTGGCAGGTGCTCGAATGGCTCAACCAGATCTATGTGCTCACCGACCAGCGCGTCATCCGCGTCCGCGGCGTACTCAACGTCCGCGTCTTCGAGTGCCCGCTGAAGAATATCCAGCAGACCGACCTGATCCTCCCGCTGCTCCAACGCCTGTTCGGCCTGGGCACCATCGGCTTCGCCACCGCCGGCACCGCGTTCCACGAAGCGTTCTGGCTCATGCTCAGCAAGCCGCTGGATGCGCATCAAAAAATCGTCGAGACGCTGCGCCGGTATCGACGCTGA